One genomic region from Marmota flaviventris isolate mMarFla1 chromosome 6, mMarFla1.hap1, whole genome shotgun sequence encodes:
- the LOC114086923 gene encoding gamma-aminobutyric acid receptor subunit rho-1 isoform X1: MLAIQNMKFGIFLLWWGWVLATESRVHWPGREVHEMSKKGSRPQRQRREAHEDVHKQGSPILKRSPDITKSPLTKSEQLLRIDDHDFSMRPGFGGPAIPVGVDVQVESLDSISEVDMDFTMTLYLRHYWKDERLSFPSTNNLSMTFDGRLVKKIWVPDMFFVHSKRSFIHDTTTDNVMLRVQPDGKVLYSLRVTVTAMCNMDFSRFPLDTQTCSLEIESYAYTEDDLMLYWKKGNDSLKTDERISLSQFLIQEFHTTTKLAFYSSTGWYNRLYINFTLRRHIFFFLLQTYFPATLMVMLSWVSFWIDRRAVPARVPLGITTVLTMSTIITGVNASMPRVSYIKAVDIYLWVSFVFVFLSVLEYAAVNYLTTVQERKERKLKLREKLPCACGLPQSRAVMLDSSYSDGEVNDLGNYMPENGEKPDRMMVQLTLASERSSPQRKSPRSSYVSMKINTHAIDKYSRIIFPAAYILFNLIYWSIFS; encoded by the exons tcgGCCTCAAAGACAGAGACGGGAAGCACATGAAGATGTCCACAAGCAAGGCAG CCCAATTCTGAAACGCAGCCCTGACATCACCAAATCGCCTCTGACAAAGTCAGAGCAGCTGCTGAGGATAGATGACCACGATTTCAGCATGAGGCCTGGCTTTGGAG GCCCAGCCATTCCTGTTGGCGTGGATGTGCAGGTGGAGAGCTTGGACAGTATCTCAGAGGTCGACATG GACTTTACAATGACCCTCTACCTGAGGCACTACTGGAAGGATGAGAGGCTgtcttttcccagcaccaataaCCTCAGCATGACATTTGACGGCCGGCTGGTGAAGAAGATCTGGGTCCCGGATATGTTTTTCGTGCACTCCAAGCGCTCCTTCATCCACGATACCACCACAGACAACGTCATGCTGCGGGTCCAGCCGGATGGCAAGGTGCTCTACAGCCTCAG GGTTACAGTGACTGCAATGTGCAACATGGACTTCAGCCGATTTCCCCTGGACACACAAACGTGCTCGCTTGAAATTGAAAGCT ATGCCTATACAGAAGATGACCTCATGCTCTACTGGAAAAAGGGCAATGACTCTTTAAAGACAGATGAGCGGATCTCACTCTCCCAGTTCCTCATTCAAGAATTCCACACCACCACTAAACTAGCCTTCTACAGCAGCACAG GCTGGTACAATCGTCTATACATTAATTTCACTTTGCGTCGTCacatcttctttttcttgctcCAAACCTATTTCCCTGCCACCCTGATGGTCATGCTGTCCTGGGTGTCCTTCTGGATTGACCGTAGAGCGGTGCCTGCCAGAGTCCCCTTAG GCATCACGACGGTGCTGACCATGTCCACCATCATCACGGGTGTGAACGCCTCCATGCCCCGCGTGTCCTACATCAAGGCGGTGGACATCTACCTCTGGGTCAGCTTTGTGTTCGTGTTTCTCTCGGTGCTGGAGTACGCAGCGGTCAACTACCTGACCACGGTGCAGGAGAGGAAGGAACGGAAATTGAAGCTACGAGAGAAG CTCCCCTGCGCCTGTGGGTTACCGCAGTCGCGGGCTGTGATGCTGGATAGCAGCTACAGTGATGGCGAAGTGAACGACCTGGGCAACTACATGCCAGAGAATGGAGAGAAGCCCGACAGGATGATGGTGCAGCTGACCCTGGCCTCAGAGAGGAGCTCTCCCCAGAGGAAAAGTCCAAGAAGCAGCTACGTGAGCATGAAGATCAACACCCATGCTATTGATAAATATTCCAGGATCATTTTTCCAGCagcatatattttattcaatttaataTACTGGTCTATTTTCTCATAG
- the LOC114086923 gene encoding gamma-aminobutyric acid receptor subunit rho-1 isoform X2: protein MLAIQNMKFGIFLLWWGWVLATESRVHWPGREVHEMSKKGSPILKRSPDITKSPLTKSEQLLRIDDHDFSMRPGFGGPAIPVGVDVQVESLDSISEVDMDFTMTLYLRHYWKDERLSFPSTNNLSMTFDGRLVKKIWVPDMFFVHSKRSFIHDTTTDNVMLRVQPDGKVLYSLRVTVTAMCNMDFSRFPLDTQTCSLEIESYAYTEDDLMLYWKKGNDSLKTDERISLSQFLIQEFHTTTKLAFYSSTGWYNRLYINFTLRRHIFFFLLQTYFPATLMVMLSWVSFWIDRRAVPARVPLGITTVLTMSTIITGVNASMPRVSYIKAVDIYLWVSFVFVFLSVLEYAAVNYLTTVQERKERKLKLREKLPCACGLPQSRAVMLDSSYSDGEVNDLGNYMPENGEKPDRMMVQLTLASERSSPQRKSPRSSYVSMKINTHAIDKYSRIIFPAAYILFNLIYWSIFS, encoded by the exons CCCAATTCTGAAACGCAGCCCTGACATCACCAAATCGCCTCTGACAAAGTCAGAGCAGCTGCTGAGGATAGATGACCACGATTTCAGCATGAGGCCTGGCTTTGGAG GCCCAGCCATTCCTGTTGGCGTGGATGTGCAGGTGGAGAGCTTGGACAGTATCTCAGAGGTCGACATG GACTTTACAATGACCCTCTACCTGAGGCACTACTGGAAGGATGAGAGGCTgtcttttcccagcaccaataaCCTCAGCATGACATTTGACGGCCGGCTGGTGAAGAAGATCTGGGTCCCGGATATGTTTTTCGTGCACTCCAAGCGCTCCTTCATCCACGATACCACCACAGACAACGTCATGCTGCGGGTCCAGCCGGATGGCAAGGTGCTCTACAGCCTCAG GGTTACAGTGACTGCAATGTGCAACATGGACTTCAGCCGATTTCCCCTGGACACACAAACGTGCTCGCTTGAAATTGAAAGCT ATGCCTATACAGAAGATGACCTCATGCTCTACTGGAAAAAGGGCAATGACTCTTTAAAGACAGATGAGCGGATCTCACTCTCCCAGTTCCTCATTCAAGAATTCCACACCACCACTAAACTAGCCTTCTACAGCAGCACAG GCTGGTACAATCGTCTATACATTAATTTCACTTTGCGTCGTCacatcttctttttcttgctcCAAACCTATTTCCCTGCCACCCTGATGGTCATGCTGTCCTGGGTGTCCTTCTGGATTGACCGTAGAGCGGTGCCTGCCAGAGTCCCCTTAG GCATCACGACGGTGCTGACCATGTCCACCATCATCACGGGTGTGAACGCCTCCATGCCCCGCGTGTCCTACATCAAGGCGGTGGACATCTACCTCTGGGTCAGCTTTGTGTTCGTGTTTCTCTCGGTGCTGGAGTACGCAGCGGTCAACTACCTGACCACGGTGCAGGAGAGGAAGGAACGGAAATTGAAGCTACGAGAGAAG CTCCCCTGCGCCTGTGGGTTACCGCAGTCGCGGGCTGTGATGCTGGATAGCAGCTACAGTGATGGCGAAGTGAACGACCTGGGCAACTACATGCCAGAGAATGGAGAGAAGCCCGACAGGATGATGGTGCAGCTGACCCTGGCCTCAGAGAGGAGCTCTCCCCAGAGGAAAAGTCCAAGAAGCAGCTACGTGAGCATGAAGATCAACACCCATGCTATTGATAAATATTCCAGGATCATTTTTCCAGCagcatatattttattcaatttaataTACTGGTCTATTTTCTCATAG